One Beggiatoa leptomitoformis DNA segment encodes these proteins:
- a CDS encoding RtcB family protein: MPVKMVLEKGNVPVNIYTDDIESSALDQLIQISRLPFVHHHVAAMPDVHLGIGATVGSVIPTKSAIIPAAVGVDIGCGMNALRLSLTASQLPDNLKPLRLAIEAAIPVGFNHHKRASVASSTLKQLNQGIDTILSKHPAIGKMMKRIHDTWTCQLGSLGGGNHFIELCLDENQDVWVMLHSGSRGVGNTIGTYFIDLAKKDMENLQVQLPHRDLAYFPEGAAHFDDYVEAVHWAQDYAMENRREMMRLILEALRKVFPYFEITKEAINCHHNYVSIEEHFGAQVYLTRKGAISAQAGQLGIIPGSMGAKSYIVRGKGNADSFCSCSHGAGRRMSRSAAKRHFNTEDVAHQTQGVECRKDSGIIDEIPGAYKDIDVVMENQHDLVEVIHTLKQVVCVKG, from the coding sequence ATGCCTGTAAAAATGGTTTTAGAAAAAGGCAATGTTCCCGTTAATATTTACACAGATGATATTGAATCCTCTGCTTTAGACCAGTTAATACAAATTTCGCGCTTGCCTTTTGTGCATCATCATGTTGCTGCGATGCCTGATGTCCATCTGGGTATTGGGGCAACAGTTGGGTCAGTGATTCCAACCAAATCTGCAATTATTCCCGCTGCTGTAGGGGTGGATATTGGTTGTGGCATGAATGCGTTACGCTTGTCTTTAACCGCAAGTCAATTGCCCGATAATTTAAAACCGCTGCGTTTGGCGATTGAGGCAGCAATTCCCGTTGGTTTTAATCATCACAAGCGCGCAAGTGTTGCAAGTTCAACACTTAAACAGTTAAATCAAGGTATTGATACCATTTTAAGCAAGCATCCTGCTATTGGTAAGATGATGAAGCGAATTCATGATACATGGACGTGTCAACTGGGTTCGTTAGGAGGTGGCAACCATTTTATCGAGCTGTGTTTGGATGAAAATCAGGATGTATGGGTGATGTTGCACTCGGGCAGCCGTGGCGTAGGCAATACGATTGGAACTTACTTTATTGATTTGGCGAAGAAAGACATGGAGAATTTGCAGGTGCAGTTGCCGCATCGGGATTTGGCTTATTTTCCTGAGGGGGCTGCGCATTTTGATGATTATGTAGAGGCCGTTCATTGGGCGCAGGATTATGCGATGGAAAATCGTCGGGAAATGATGCGGTTAATTTTAGAAGCCTTGCGTAAAGTCTTCCCTTATTTTGAGATTACTAAGGAAGCCATTAATTGCCATCATAATTATGTATCCATAGAAGAACATTTCGGGGCGCAGGTTTATCTAACCCGTAAAGGGGCTATTAGCGCGCAAGCAGGGCAATTAGGCATTATTCCCGGTAGCATGGGTGCGAAGTCGTATATTGTGCGTGGCAAGGGTAATGCCGATTCGTTTTGTTCTTGCTCACATGGTGCGGGGCGACGGATGAGCCGTAGTGCAGCAAAACGTCATTTTAATACGGAAGATGTTGCACACCAAACGCAAGGGGTTGAGTGTCGTAAGGATAGTGGGATTATTGATGAAATTCCCGGTGCTTATAAAGACATTGATGTCGTTATGGAAAATCAACATGATTTAGTGGAAGTTATACACACGCTGAAACAGGTTGTTTGTGTAAAAGGTTAA